The genomic region CCGAGGATATGAGAATAAAGCCTTTTTGCAAAAATGCAAAGATTTTGGCAATACTTGGGAAGCGCCGAGCAAGAGCAATATTCAAAACTTTGATAGCTCAAGTGTGTTGCTTGCATTGCCACAGAATCCACCAAAGACCTCGCCGAAGAATCCAAAAAAAGCACAAAAAGATTCTAAAAAATCACAACCTCAAAATAAGCAATCACAAGAATCACAGCAGACACAAGAGCCAAAAAGTGAGGTGCTCTTAATTCACAATGATGGGCTTAGTAATCCATTGCTTTCAATGTATGACCTCTTTTATGAAAAAGTGAGAATCCATCCGCGCGCGAGCATTAGCCTTTTTTACTTGCGCGATGCTGAGAAGGGGATTTTTGAGCGATTGATGACAATTGATGCACTCAAAGATGGCGAGGTGAGCTATCCGTCTGCAAGTTTAGATTCTCAAAATCTTTACATTACCTACACCTATGATAGAACGCAGATAAAATATTCTGTAATCCCGCTAGATAGCATTTTTGAGCTTATCCGACAAAGTCGAGAATCTCTACAAGAAATAGAATCCGCGCACGATTTTTCGTTTATCAAGTCCCAAAATGTGCAGCAAGATTCCCAAAATTTTGTGGATTCCCAAAATCCACAATCCCAGCAAGATATGCTAGATGATGATTTGCTACAAAAGGAGGATTTTATGCAAATCATAGAATACCACTATATGAGTGATGTAGGATAAGTGATGTTTGGCGTTGGTGTGTTGAATTTAGGGGTTTTGGTGTTTTTGTCGCAAGTGCTTTTTAGGCATAAGTTAGCGCGCCTTGCGTTTGTGGTGCTATTTTTTGCGCTAAGTTTTGTGCCATTGGTTGAGGGCTTTAGCACAAATGCTTTGATTTATTCATTTTTTGGTGCGCCGAGCGTGTTTTGCACACTTTTATTGATAGTGTTTCTTTTGAAAAGCTTTGGACTTACATTCTCTTTTTTGAACTATTCGCTTAAGCCTCAAACGCTTTTTTTATTCGCACTTTTTGGCGCGTTGCTCTATCTTGGTGCGCTTAATCTCTTGTCTTTTGATTTGGCGCATTTATCGATTTTAGCTCAAGGCGTGGTTGTATTAATTGTTATTTTCTGTGTTGCGTGCATTGATAGGTTTGCGCTCAAACTCCTTTGCCTAAGTCTTGGGCTATATACACTTGCATTTTGTTTAGAATCTTTTCAACTTTTGCCCCCTCTTTTGGAGGCAGATTTTGCAAATATTTATCTTTTTAGTCTCTATGAGGTTATTATTTGCCCGTATTTGTGGCTATATGCGCTTGGATTCTCAATTTTTGCGTTGCTTAAACGCGCATTGCGCGCTTTGAAGCAAGATTTTTAATTGATTTTCACACAAGGATAGATGATGAAATATAGTTATTTTTTTGGAAAACTTTTATGGAAAAGCTTGATTTTCTTTATATTTTTGTATGTTGTGTGTTTTGGATTTCGTGCGTTTTTTATTTTGTATCTTGGCGTGTGGGGTGGCGCGATAGGGGAGAGTAGCGGAGAATATTTGCAGACTTTTATTAATGGTGCGCGCTATGATGGGCAGATTGTTGGCGCTTTGGCGGTGGTGTATTTTATCCTCGCGCTTTTTCTTGGGACAAGCAGGATTGCTGAATATATAAGGAAGCTATTTGTGAATCTTGTTATTTTTATTTTATGCTTTGTAAATATTGCAAATATCGGCTTTTATCAAATCTATGGCGATGTGTTTAATACGAATCTTTTGGGGCTTATGTTTGATGATAGAATGGCGATTTTTGAAACCGCACTTAGCGGGCAGTATCATTTGGGCGTGAAAATCTTTGCTTGCATTGTGGCAAGTATCGTGCTTATGTGGGTTTTGCGCGCAACTTTTGGTTTGATTGATTTTGTGTATCGCACAAATGAGCCCATAGGCTTGCGTATGCGTCAGAGGCAAGAAAATCATTTGTGGAAAAATTTGGTGCTTTTTTGTGTGTTTGTGTTTGGTGCGCTTTTTGCGATTAATGGGCATTTTGGCTTGCAAGGGATTTCGCTTGGTAAAGAGATTAAACCGGTGGGAAATGTCTTTTTGCGCAAGGCTACAAGTGGCGCGCTACGCGATTTGCACCTTGTGTATAGAGCGTATAGCAAGATTTCGCGTTCTTCTTTTGATGATTATGTGGAGGAAAACCCGATTGTTGCGACGCAAAAATATTTTAATCTTCCAAGCGCGTCAGAAAATATACAATCTCCGCATTCTTATAATCTCCTAGAATTGTTACAAAAAACCTCAAGCAATACAAGCGATGTGCAAATTGAGCATATTTTTTATATTGTTGCTGAAAGTATGAGTGAGTGGCATTTTGATAAGGAGTTTGATGAGCTTAATCTCACAAGCGAGCTTAAAAAGCTCATCACACAAAAGGGCGCATATAAGGCAGATGTGTTTTTGCAAAGTGCTGGGAATACGATTGGGAGCTTAGATTCTCAAATTAGCGGACTTTTGCATACAGAAATCCCGCTAAGCCTTATGGTTGGGCGTATGGAAGAGTTTAAGAGTGCGCCAGCAGTGATTTTTAGGGATTTGGGCTTTAAAACGCATTTTTATTATGGTGGCTCAGGCACTTGGCAAAAGCTTGATAGCTATATCACCGCGCAGGGCTTTGATGATATTTTATACTCTACGCATATTGTTCAAAATGCGAAAAATCTTAACTACCCCAAGCCCTATGAAAACTCGTGGGGTGCGTATGATCATCTTTTATTTTTGTTTGTGCGCGATAGAATCTTGCTTAGTAACGAGCCAAAAACTTTTAATATGATTATGACAACTTCAAATCACCCACCCTATGATGTTCCATTGCAAAGCTTTGGCGCGCCGATGGAGGAGATTGAAGCATTCTTAAAAGCGCATCCAGAAATCATACAAAAATCCACAACAAAACAGATTCTGGGGCATATTTGGTATCAAGATAAGATAATTGCGGGATTTGTCGAAGAGATGAGCGCGCGATTCCCAAATAGTATTTTTGTGATAACAGGCGATCATTATGATAGGGAATACCCCTTTGCTGGGGCAAATGTGCGTATAAATAATAGTGTGCCACTCATCATTTACGCACCAAAGCTTAATCCTGTGCTTATTTCTAGCGTTGGTTCGCATATTGATATTACACCGACTTTGGTTGAGCTCACCGCACCAAATGGCTATAAATACGCAAGTTTTGGTGCGCCACTTTTAAGCAATAAAATGATGGTGTATGAGGACAAAAATGAGGCACTTGGACTTCAGGCGGTTGCTACGGATAGATTTGTTTATGATGGATACAAGATTGAATATTTCGGCGATGGGTTACAGCGTGCTAAGGATACGCAACACGCACAGGAGCTTTTTTCTGATTTGCAACGAGCAAGGGCGCTAAGTTGGTGGATTCTCAAAAATGGCTATAAAATAGAACAAAATTAAGGAGAATATATGAAACTACTTTCTTTGGAATTAATTACGCAAGCACATAAACGCTTGGAGGGCATCATCACCTATAATGCGCTCTCCTACGCACCGCGTCTAAGTAAAATGGCAAATGCACAAGTTTTTTTAAAAAAGGAGAATCTTCAGCTCACAGGCGCATTTAAAATACGTGGGGCGTTTAATAAGCTTGCAAGTCTTAAGGAAGTGGATATTGTCAATAAAACGCAGATTCTTGAACAAGGCGTGATTTGTGCGAGTGCTGGGAATCACGCGCAAGGTGTGGCGTATGCAGCGCAACACTTCAAAACGCGCGCAGTGATTGTGATGCCTGAAGCCACACCTTTGCTAAAGGTTACCGGCACAAAGGCGATGGGCGCGGAAGTTGTGCTCGCGGGAAATAATTATGACGAAGCTTATGCTTACGCACTCAATCTTGCAAAAGAGCGTAACCTCACCTTTATCCACCCCTTTGCAGATAGCGAAGTCATTGCAGGGCAGGGCAGTATCGCGCTTGAAATGGTAGAGGAAGAAAAGCTTGATATTGTAGTCGTGCCAATAGGTGGCGGTGGGCTCATTAGTGGGATTGCAAGCGCGTATAAGGCGCTAAGTCCTAGCACGAAGATTGTCGGCGTGAATGCTAAGGGCGCAAATGCGATGAAAAATAGCTTTTATCAAAAAAAGATTCTCAACTCTCAGGCTGTGCGTACCATCGCTGATGGTATCGCTGTGCGCGATGTGAATGAGGGTGTGTTTGAGTGTATTTTGCAGGGCGTTGATGAGATTGTTGAGGTTGATGATGAGGAAATCGCAAGCGCTATTCTCTTTTTGCTAGAATCTCAAAAGCTTGTCGTTGAGGGTGCTGGAGCAGCTGGTGTGGCGGCACTTTTGCATCATAAGCTTGATTTAGAGCCGCGTCAAAAGGTTGGTGTTGTGCTAAGTGGTGGAAATATCGATGTAACAATGCTAAATATCATCATCGAAAAGGCGTTGTTAAAAAGCGACAGAAAGATGAAGTTTCAAGTTATTTTGGTTGATAAACCCGGAAGCTTGCAAAAGCTCACAGAATTGCTTACACAAGAGGGGGCAAATATTGTGTTTATCAACTATTCTCGCGTAAGCACGAAGCTTGAATATGGTGATGCGATTGTAGAGCTCGCACTTGAAATCAAGGGCAAGGAGCATAAAGAATCTATCCAGCGCGTGCTTTTAGAGCACGGATACAAATTTAGTGAAATGTTTTGAATCTAGTGAAACTTTATTGAAAATATTTATGATAAGTGATTTTCAAATTCGGCACTTGTGCGACAAGCTCGCGCAGCTTTATTGCAAGGTAGCGTTTGCGGATTTCAGCTTCATCAATGTTCTTAGGCGCGTGAAAGCATTTTAAAGCCAAATTTTGATAGAATCCGCGCCTTTTTTGGAAATCCCACACATCATTTTGCGATATATTTTACAAATAAGGAATACAAATGAAAGCGCGCATTTTTGGGCTTTTTAGGAAGTTTGGCAATATGGATTCTTCAGCTAAGACAATTCTTATTTTAGCGCTTAGCTCCTTTTGTATGGGCGTTACGGAGTTTATTATTTCAGGCGTGCTTTTGGAGGTGCAGGAGTATTTTCACATTGACGCGCATAAGGCTGGTTATCTCACAACTGCATACGCTGTGGGCGTGGTGATTGGCGCACCGATACTCACAATCCCACTAAGCTCGTTTAATCGCAAGATTCAGCTTTTGCTCAATCTTTTTGTTTTTGCGATGGCAAATCTCGTGATTTATCTAAGTGATAATTTTACGCTTAATGTTTTTGCGCGTTTTGTGGCTGGCACACAACACGGCGTGTTTTTTGTGATTGCGACGCTCACAGCTTTGCAAGTAAGTCCTAAGGGCAAAGAATCTAGTAATCTTGCGCTTATGGTTTCAGGGCTCACTATCGCGCTTGTTAGCGGTGTGCCACTAGGCACTTTCATAGGCGAGGCATTTGGATTCAAGGCGATTTTTTTGCTTATTTTTATTTTCACAAGTATCGCTGGCACAAGCGCGCTTATCTTTATGTCAAGCGATATTAAGGGCGCACAGACGCGCATTATTTATGTGTTTAAAGCGCTTTTAATCCCAAAACTGCTTAAGGTGTATTTGATTACGATTTGCACCTGTGGCGGGGCGTTTGTGCTTTATACTTATTTGAGTGAGTTGCTTGTCAAAAAGGTTGGATTCTCTCAAAGCGCAATGGGCTTTATTTTGTTAGCGTATGGCGGGTTTGCGATTTTGGGGAATCTCTATGGTGGGCGACTTGCAGATTCTAAAGGAAGCATTGCTTCGCTCAAGATTATCCTTATCGCGCAGGTGCTAATTTTTGCGCTTGTGAGTGTGAGCTATCATTGGGAGTGGCTTTTAGTGGCAAATATCTGTCTTATGGGATTTATTGGGTTTGCAGGGATTTCACCACTTAAGCTCAATGCGATGAATAATGCCAAAAAATACACACCGGATTTTATGGACAGCTCGGTGAGTGTAAATGAAGCGGCTTTCAATGTGGGGATTGCACTTGCTAATCAAATCGGCGGGCTTGTTGTCATCGCACCAACGCTTGGTATTACTTTTAATCCGATTTTTGCCGCACTTTTTGTCCTTCCTGCACTTGTTGCGTTGTTTATTGGGGAAAAGTGAGTTTAAACTCTTAAACGCATTTTTAGTCTAATTTGTTATGATTACGAAAAATTTTTGGAGAAAAAAATGTCAAAAGAACCAATGACGGAATATGGTTATCAAAAGCTCTGCGCGGAGTTAAAGGATTTGCAAGATGTGCAACGTCCGCAAAATGTGAAAGAAATCGATATTGCACGCTCGCACGGAGACTTGAAAGAAAACGCTGAATACCACGCCGCAAGGGAAAAGCAGGCTTTTATAGAATCGCGCATAGCTGAGCTAGGAAACATACTCGCAAATGCGCAAATAATCGACCCCAGCACACTAGAGCATAAAAAGGTGAGTTTTGGCTCGAGTGTAAAAATCCTCAATCTCGACTCCGAGCAGGAGTCTAGCTATATCATCGTAGGAAGTTTAGAATCTGACCCACAAAGAGGCTTTATCTCTATCACTTCACCTATCGCGCGCAATCTCCTTGGCAAGGAAGTAGGCGAGGAAGTAACTATCAAGCTTCCAAGCGGGGAGAGTGATTTTGAAATTCTTGAAGTGGGTTATAAACCTTTTAGTTTAGAATCTTAGGTGTTTTACGTGTTTATAAAGATCAAAAAACTTCACAAAAATGCTATAATCCCGCAGTATCAAACCGCGCAATCTGCGGGTTTTGACTTGCATGCGTTGGAATCTAGTGTGCTGAAAGCAGGAAATCACGCGCTTGTGGCGACGGGGCTTGCTTTTGAGATAGAGGATGGCTATGAAGTGCAAGTGCGTCCGCGCAGTGGCTTAGCACTCAAAAATGGCATAAGCGTGTTAAACACGCCCGGCACAATTGATAGCGACTATCGCGGGGAGATTAAAATCATTTTGATGAATTTTTCAAACGAGGATTTTATTATCAATGCAGGCGATAGAATCGCGCAAGCTGTGGTGTCAAAAGTCTATCAAGCGGAATTTGAGATTGTGGAGTTTCTAAGTGATACAAGGCGTGGGAGCGGGGGCTTTGGCTCAAGTGGCGTGACAAAAGAGGGAAACTATCAACAATAAATCTTACAAACTAAGGAAATTGCAATGAGCGTAAAATCGGATTTATCGCAGTTTAAAAATGCACTTGATACGGACGGGCAGATTTTAGAATCTGCTTTTAGATTTGAAATTTTTGCGCGCCGTCATCGTAAAAAACTCATCGCTCTTGGCGTGATTGTCGCGCTTGGTATCGTGTGTGGGGTGGCGTATAGTTTTGTTTCAGAATCTAAAATACAGAAAGCAAATATCGCGTATGAGGCACTTTTGGCGTTACCAAATGAACTGGATGCGCGCACGAGTGCGAAGGAATTGCTAGAGACTTTGAAGCAAAATAATAAGGCGTTATATGAATTTTACCTTTTCACACATATCAAAAATGATGACGCGGTGCTAAAGGAGTTAGCGGATTCTAAGAATGAATTTATCGCTACAATGTCGCGGTATTACTTGGGGCAAATGGAGCTTGCAAATGCGCTGGAGAGTAAAGATTCTAATCCACGCACGGAGGAGTCTGCGAATAAAGATTTAAGCGCGATTTTTGCTTCGTTAGAATCTCTGAAAAATAAGGATTTAAAAGAATGGCTTTTATTACAAGAAGCAGCGCTACTTTTAGAGCAGGGGCGCGTGCAGGAGGCAAAGAGTAAAACAGCGTTTATCGATATGCAATCTAGCCTTAGCGTGCTTGCAAATCTTATCAAGCATTACAAGTAAGGGCGCGCGATGAGAAAAAGGGCTGTTTATTGCGGAATCTGCGCGCTGTGCGTGCTTGTGTTTTTGAGTGCGTGTTCGCAAAAGAAATATTTTGAGCCAAAAGATGTGAGTTTGAGCGCGCAGTTTGAGGGCAAGCTTCCCGATTCAATTCAAAGTGTATCGCGCTATGGTGCGATTTTAGAAAACCTAGAACTTTTGGAATCTCATGGCGAGATTAATCTTAAATTACAAAAAAATCAACGCTTTTTAGCACGCGATGGCGGGCTGTATCTTTTGCAAAATGAGTGTAAAAATCTCGCGTTGTTGGAGAGTGAAAGCAAGAATCTAAGCGAGATTAGTTTTGAAAGTTGCGTGGTGAGCGCGAGTATGAGTGTTTCACAGAATCTGTTGGCGTTTGTGAGCTCGGAAAATACGTTGTTTTTGTATGATTTAAGAGAAAAAAAAGAAATTTTTAATCAAAAGCTAAGTCCGGCTATTGCGATAAATTCCCTCGCAAGTGCGCCTATTATCACGCAAACGCAGGTAATTTTCCCAAGCCTTGATGGGAAGATTCTTATCTTTGATTTGCGCTCAAAAATCATTACGCGTGATATTCTTATTCAAAGCGATAAATTTTTTAACAATATTATTTATTTGTATGCGAAAAATGATCTCATTATCGCCGCGACTCAAAGGCGCATAAGTATGATTTTAAGCAACGCAAGGAGCTTCAACTACGATGGGGATTTCATCGATATGCTTGTGAGTGAGAACAAAATTTATGTACTGACAAATGACGGCAAGATTTTAGAGCTTGATAACACACTCAAACTTTTGCGCGAATTAAAGCTTGATTACGCGCATTTTAGGGGCATTGTGATAAAGGATAAAAAGCTTTATACTTTAGAATCTGCAAAATATCTCATCGAGCTTGATTTGCAAAGTTTCTTGCCTGTGATTTATAAGGTCAAATTGCCGAGCAAAAAAAATCTTTTCTACACGCAAGATAGTCTTTATTATGACGGACGCTTTAAGAGGTTTTGATGGTTTTTTGCGACATTGGTAATAGCTGCTTACATTTTTTTTACAAAGGGAGAATCTGGCGAGAATCCCCGCAAAAAATCGCTCCAAAGCGTCAAGATGTGCCAATATTTTATATTAGTGTCAATCCAAAATCCGAGCAAAAACTTCTAAGCTCTCACAAAAAATGTATTAATTTAGCACCGTATTTTGCGCTCAATACCGCTTATCGTGGTATAGGTATTGATAGAGTGGCGGCGTGCGTGGGTATAGAAAATGGGCTTATAGTCGATGCAGGAAGCGCGATAACTATTGATATAATGCAAGCAGGTGTGCATTTGGGCGGATTCATACTGCCCGGGCTCCGCGCGTATAGGAATCTTTATAAAAGTATTTCATCGGCACTTGCACAGGATTTCGACTTAGCTATTGATTTGGACGCATTGCCTCAAAGCACGCGTACGGCTATCAGCTTTGGGAGTATTAAAAGTATCGTATTGATGATAAAAGACAGTGCGAAAGAGAAAAAAATCATTTTCACCGGTGGCGATGGGAAGTTTTTTAGTCGTTTTTTTGAAGATAGTATGTTTGATGATACGATTATTTTTAAAGGAATGCAAAAGGCGTATGAAAATTATTTGGCACAAAAAGGAGAGGGCGTATGATAACGATTGCATTGCCAAAGGGGCGCATTGCAAAGGAAAGCTTGGAGCTTTTTTCTAGGATTTTTGGTGGAGATTTTGTTTTTGAAGATAGGAAGTTGGTGTTACAAAAAGAGAACTTTACTTTTTTGCTTGTGCGTAGTCAAGATGTGCTTACTTATGTGCATTATAGGGCGGCAGATATTGGTGTCGTGGGCTTAGATGTGATTGAAGAATCTCAACACAATGTATTAAAACTGCTTGATTTGCAAATTGGCAAGTGTAAGGTTGTCATCGGCTCTGAAGTGGGCAAAAGTATCGATTATCAAAAACCACAGATTAAAATTGCTACAAAAATGCCCCACATCACGCATAAATATTTTTCTAAAAAGGCAATTCCTATTGAAATTATAAAACTCTATGGGAGTATTGAGCTAGCGCCTCTTGTGGGGTTGAGTGATGGGATTGTGGATATTGTGGAGACTGGAAACACGATGAGGCAAAATAATCTCAAAATTGATGAAGTGATTATGGAATCTTCAGCATATCTTATCGCAAATCAAAATAGCTTTTATCAAAAGCAAGAGGAGATTCTCTCTTTGAGCGGGCGTTTGGGTGCGCTTGTATGAGGGTTTTTCAACTTTGTCTTTGTACGCTACTAGCGCACAGCGTGGCGTTTTGTGAGTGGATAATGTTTAGCGATTCAAAGGATACTTATATTTATAATAACCAAAGCGGGGAGATTTTTATCCGTCACAAAATGGGTGGGGAAAATTATGAGGATTTGTTTGTGCGTATGCCACGAGGCGCGTATCCAAACGAAGTAAGGAAAGATTCTAAAACATTGAGTGTGCAATCGCCAAAAAATCCGCAAGTTGATAAAGATGATAAAGACCTAGAACAGCGCAAGCTTGATGCGTTGAAAAAATCCCAAGAAGCATTAAATAATGCGTTTGAGTTTTAAACTTTTTGTGCTATTGCAAATGGGCTTGATATGCGTTTGTGGCATAGATAAGGTGATTTTAGAAGGGCAGAGCGAGAGCTTTAGCGGGGATTATAGTAATGATAGTGCTTCAAGTTTGACTTTGGGTGAGCGCGCGAGCTTTGCTATAAGTGGTGCGTTTAGTAATCAAGGGAATCTAAGATTAGATTCTGGTGCGCACATTGTTGTTGATGGCGCATTCACGCATACTGGGAATCTTAGCTTTTCACTCACGCAAAACAACAGCTTTGGCTCTATAAGTGCGCAGAGTGTGAGTTTTAGTACAAATGCTAAAATCACACTTGTCCCAAATGCTGTGCTTTTTGGCGTGAGCCCTTATGTGTTGATAACTTCCACCGAGCCTGTGGCACAAGCACCCCAAAATCTCATAAAATTTGAATCTACTTCGCCTTACGCGCAGTATATTACTCTAGTACAGGTGCAGGAGGCAAACTCTTTGGGCGCGAGCTTTGCGCTTAATACTCAAGCAAAGACTCAAAGCACGCAGGTAATTTTAAATACACTCAATAAGCAAGAAATCGTGCAAAGTCTGCAAACTTACGAGCCAAATGCGCTTAGGTTGTTTGACTTTTTGAAAGATACTAATGAAATTTATGGTGTGGGTATGCTAAGCGCATTGCTTGCAGACAACGCACTTGAAAATGGCAAAATCATTATGGATTCTCTCAAAACAAGTGCGCGGGATTTGCGCACCCTTAGTCAGTATGACGTGCTTATGTTGCATTGGAATGTGCCGGATATGGGTATGCAGCTACGCTCAAGAATGGGGGAAAATCAAAAGAGCGCGAGCTTTGCCTCGCTTGTGATGGGAAGCGCGAGCTTTGGTAAGAGAGAGCAGAGTCTCTTTGGATTTAATGCCGGAGTTGATAGGAAATTTTTAGATTCTCTTTTGCTTGGGGCGTTTGTGGGCTATGTCAGCGGGGGTGATGATTATAGAATCCTTAATCGCACGAGCAGTCAAAACTTCTCTGTTGGCGCGTATGGGAGGCTTTATAGCGCGCATAATGAGCTGGATTTTTTGTTGTATGGGGGTGCTGGGCTCAATCAATCCTTGCGAAATTTTGTGCTTTTTAATCGCGCAGATTCTCAAAGTAGCACTTCTGCGCCTTTCATCGCGGGCGCGAAACTGCGCTATGGCTATGTATTTGATTTTGCTCTTCCGCGCGTGAAACATATTCTTAAGCCCTTGCTTGGAATCCACGCGTATTATTATGAGCGCGATTCTTTTGATGAAAATGGAAATCTGCCTTTTTATGTGGGTGCTGAGTGTCTCTTTTTTCAAACGCTAGAAGCTGGCTTTGAATACAAAATTTCACTTCTCAAAAATACGCAAGAATTGACGCGAAATTTGACGCAGGATAGAAATGATGCGCCTTTAGAATCTACCAAAATGCAAACTCCGCAAAGCTTTTTGTTTTTTGCTTCAAGTATTGAATGGCTTTTAGATTCTAAGCAAAATACTTTCAGCGTGCAACTCGCAGGCTCAAATATTACGTTAAATGTTGAGAATCTAGCTCCACCAAAAGGTTTTGTAAATGTTCTTATAGGTGGGGAGTTAGCCTACAAAAAGCGCTTAAGCTTCCGCGTAAATGCTCGCTACAAAACCGCGCTATATTCCCAAGAATCCTTGCTTGCAAATATGCTCAATTTTGAAGCAAGCGTAAAATTTGGCTTTAGTTCTTACTAATGGAATTTTTGGGCTTAGATTTCACCTTTTGAATATTTTTCGCTACACTTGCAGATCTTTAATTTAAATTTAAAAGGAAAATAAATGACTTTTAGCGGTAAAAATGTCCTTGTTACAGGAGCAGGTAAGAGCATAGGTGCTGAAATCGCGCGTGTGCTGGCTAAACTTGGATTGAAAGTGTGGATCAATTATAGAAGTAAGCCAGAGCTTGCTGATGCCTTGCAAAAAGAAATTGAGCAAAATGGGGGGCAAGCAGCAGTTATCGCCTTTGACGCGACAGATGAAGAGGCATTTGTGGGTGCGATTAAGGCGATTGTGGAGAGTGATGGGGGATTAAGCTATCTTGTGAATAACGCTGGAATCACAAACGATAAGCTTGCTATTAGAATGAGCACGGAGGATTTTATGAGCGTGGTTGATGCGAATTTGAAGTCTGCCTTTATCGGCTCTAGAGAATCTCTTAAAGTTATGAGCAAGCAGCGCTTTGGCTCTGTGGTGAATATCGCTTCAATCATCGGTGAGCGCGGAAATGCAGGGCAGAGTAACTATGCAGCGAGCAAAGGCGGAATGATAGCGATGACAAAAAGTTTTGCCTATGAGGGTGCGCCACGCAATGTGCGCTTTAATTGCATTACACCGGGCTTTATACGCACTGATATGACAGAATCGCTCAAGGATGAGGTTAAAGAAAATTATGTCAAAAACATTCCACTTGCGCGCTTTGGCGAGACAAGGGAAGTGGCAAGTGTCGTGGCATTCCTTTTAAGTGATGAATCAAGCTACATCACGGGCGAAATAATCAAGGTCAATGGTGGGCTTTATATGTAGGCTTTTTGCAAGTTTTATGCAAACTTTAAGCTTATTTTTGTTTTTCTTTATTATAATTACGCCTTGTCAAAAATAAACCTAAACAAAAAGGAGAGATTATGGCGCTGTTTGATGATGTCAAAGCGGTAATTGTAGAGCAACTTAGCGTAAGTGCTGATGAGGTAAAATTGGAATCTAACTTTATTGATGATTTAAATGCGGATTCTCTTGATGTAGTTGAGATGATTATGGCGTTAGAAGAAAAGTTTGGTATTGAAATACCAGACCAAGATGCGGAAGGCATTAAAACCGTTAAAGATGTTGTTGATTACATCGAAAAACACAAAAAATAACCTCACAGATTCCCAATTTTGGGGATCTTTATAAAAATCTTTCAAGGAGAATATGTGCGTCGAGTAGTAGTAACAGGATTAGGAATGATTAATTCGTTGGGACTTAATAGAGGCGATTCTTTTAAAGCTATAATTGATGGTAAGTGTGGGATTAAAAGAATCTCTTTATTCGATGCGGAGAATTTCCCCGTAAAGATTGCAGGCGAGATTGAAGGATTTAATCCCGAAGAGGTGATGGATCCAAAAGAGGTGAAAAAAGCTGAGCGTTTCATACAACTGGGCTTAAAAGCATCTAGGGAAGCGTTGCTTGATTGTGGATTATTGCAAAGTGATGGTAAGGTGAGCGAGGCGCTTGCTGATAATTTTGGCGTGAGCTGTGGTTCGGGCATTGGCGGAC from Helicobacter himalayensis harbors:
- the hisG gene encoding ATP phosphoribosyltransferase, with the protein product MITIALPKGRIAKESLELFSRIFGGDFVFEDRKLVLQKENFTFLLVRSQDVLTYVHYRAADIGVVGLDVIEESQHNVLKLLDLQIGKCKVVIGSEVGKSIDYQKPQIKIATKMPHITHKYFSKKAIPIEIIKLYGSIELAPLVGLSDGIVDIVETGNTMRQNNLKIDEVIMESSAYLIANQNSFYQKQEEILSLSGRLGALV
- a CDS encoding autotransporter outer membrane beta-barrel domain-containing protein, whose translation is MRLSFKLFVLLQMGLICVCGIDKVILEGQSESFSGDYSNDSASSLTLGERASFAISGAFSNQGNLRLDSGAHIVVDGAFTHTGNLSFSLTQNNSFGSISAQSVSFSTNAKITLVPNAVLFGVSPYVLITSTEPVAQAPQNLIKFESTSPYAQYITLVQVQEANSLGASFALNTQAKTQSTQVILNTLNKQEIVQSLQTYEPNALRLFDFLKDTNEIYGVGMLSALLADNALENGKIIMDSLKTSARDLRTLSQYDVLMLHWNVPDMGMQLRSRMGENQKSASFASLVMGSASFGKREQSLFGFNAGVDRKFLDSLLLGAFVGYVSGGDDYRILNRTSSQNFSVGAYGRLYSAHNELDFLLYGGAGLNQSLRNFVLFNRADSQSSTSAPFIAGAKLRYGYVFDFALPRVKHILKPLLGIHAYYYERDSFDENGNLPFYVGAECLFFQTLEAGFEYKISLLKNTQELTRNLTQDRNDAPLESTKMQTPQSFLFFASSIEWLLDSKQNTFSVQLAGSNITLNVENLAPPKGFVNVLIGGELAYKKRLSFRVNARYKTALYSQESLLANMLNFEASVKFGFSSY
- the fabG gene encoding 3-oxoacyl-ACP reductase FabG, translating into MTFSGKNVLVTGAGKSIGAEIARVLAKLGLKVWINYRSKPELADALQKEIEQNGGQAAVIAFDATDEEAFVGAIKAIVESDGGLSYLVNNAGITNDKLAIRMSTEDFMSVVDANLKSAFIGSRESLKVMSKQRFGSVVNIASIIGERGNAGQSNYAASKGGMIAMTKSFAYEGAPRNVRFNCITPGFIRTDMTESLKDEVKENYVKNIPLARFGETREVASVVAFLLSDESSYITGEIIKVNGGLYM
- the acpP gene encoding acyl carrier protein, with product MALFDDVKAVIVEQLSVSADEVKLESNFIDDLNADSLDVVEMIMALEEKFGIEIPDQDAEGIKTVKDVVDYIEKHKK